AATGCTTATGCGCAAAATAATCTTGGGATTATGTATTACAAAGGGTGTGGTGTCCCTCAAAATAATGAGCTAGCGATGAGTTGGTTCCGTAAGGCGGCTGAGAAAGGCCATCCCAAGGCACAAAATAATCTTGGGTTGGTGACTGAAAAAGGGTGTGGCGTCTCTGAAGAGGATGATTGGGTTGATATATAGCAGAGGGCACGGAGTAGCTCAAGATATCGTGTGAACTGTACTCTTATCCACTGTGAAATGAGTCTGAAGGCGGGGGCTTTTCTAATGGCCTTCGCCGAGCCTAGGCCTGAAGATCAGCCTGGCTATTCAGCACACTCTTTTTGATCACCACCTGGGGCCTCAAAGCGCTCCGTTCCTGAGGACAATGGCTTAATCAACCGAATTTCACCATAGATCTGTACACCATTTTCAGACAGATGACTTGTCTCTTGGTGTTCAAAGAAGAGAAAATAATAGAGGATGTTCCAGAAAGCGGGAGTGTTCCATGATATTCAGTAAAAAAATTACTCTAGTCTATAACGTCATCAATTTATTAAAAAATATATTTTTATTATCCATAGTTTTCTTTTTTTGCAAGCTAGTCAACCTACAAGCGATGCAACAATCTGCGATAACAGCAGAAAAACACCAGTGGCAAAAGAGTAGTCGTACAATAGATTTAGAGGCTAGATTCTTAAGAGAAGAGGAGCTTATTCATACAGTTGAATTAGCTTTAACTCAGTATAAAAATATCCAATTGGTCAATCTTCAAGATCACGCTGTAAAATTAGCAGCAGATCTACCAAACCAACTGCAGGTTACCGTCGTTATTGATGCCTTTCGAGCCTTTACAACAGCAGCTTATGTGTTAGAACAGCACCCAAATTCCTACAGGATAACCACAAAAAGTGAGGTCATTGCTCGATTAGCCTCAGCGTGTAAGCACCCGTTACTCATTGGGAAGTCTGAGAGAGGTGCAGCACTTGCTTATGATATTCCAAATTCTCCAACACGTGTCGCAGAGCTCTCAGTCACTGGTCGTTCAGTCCTTCACAGAACAGAAGCTGGGGCCAAGGGAATTTTTCTTGCTCAGAATGCAGATATCATACTGGTAGCAGGGTTTGTGAACGCTGAAGCCACTGCTGAATATATTCGTAAACTCGTTAATCCAAAGATTACTCTAGCGCCAATGGGGCATGAGGCTACGACTCCTTCATTAGAAGATCATGTGTGTGCTCTCTCTATCGCTACTTTAATTAATAACGAAAAAATAACTATAGAAAAATTTATCCCTGCGCTTCGAAAAGGTTCAGGGAGTTATTTTTTCTCTCAAGATCAATGGCAATATCCTCATGAAGATTTTAAGCGATGCCTGGAGATGGGACAACCTAGCTTCGCCATTCAAGCCATCATAAAAAAAGACTATGCTATTTTAAGACGGTGCCAGTAAAACACCTAAAGAGGATGTTTGAGGTGAGCACTGTAACAAATCAATCATCAAATCTCGAATCCCTCTTCCTGGCCAACGGAGATTATTTAAAGTCTTTTTTCTCATCGTGCTCCACGATTGACGATTGACCGATTTTTTGATATCCTGCATATAATGAAAGTGTGGCGTATTGATAGCAAAATGCATAGGATGTATGGTGATTACTTTTATTTCATTGCTGACTATCTTCTCCATAAGCGGTTGCTTAATTTCTAGGGGATGTTTTTGCCATAAATAACCACCATCTTCCAGAAAGATAGGAACTTCTAGAAGCCCAAAACGATCTTTAAATGGGGGAACAATTTCTAAATCAGTACAGACATTCGAGGAGATCAACAGACCAGCTTCAGCCATCGCTTGTCTAGAGACATTACAGCTAGCAAATCGATGACAGCGATAAGCAGGCAGGTTGTGAGGCAAATCCATCACATACTTAACAACTTCTGTTATACAGGAGCCCTGTGATGAATTTAAGTCGAAATAGGGATGAAGACCGATCTCTATCTCTGACATGCTCGCCTCTACTCGAGAGGAGTGATGTGTCGAAAAAATTGTGGGTAAAATATTTTTATCCTTAAGAAAATCAAGGGTTTCCTCAATAGCAGACTCACAAGCCCAATCAATATCAACCGTTACAATTAGATGACTCATCGGGATATCTCATGAAAACGACGGAAACGACTTTCATCAATATCATGCTTAGCAAACAATTCTGACAGTGAAGCATAAGCACGTAGATCCTCTGTACGTTGACTGGTTGACCAACTATCATTATCTCGCATATATTGAGCATTTCCATACGAAAGAATATTAAAGAGCGAGGCATTCATTTCATGATTATCTTTAAAATGAAGTCGAAGATGACGTCCCTCAAGAGCACGCTTAGCCTGTTCTTTGAAATGATTATATAAATCATCTGAAATAGCATGTAACTGATCTCGTTCTGGAGAATCATAAGACATATATTGAAAAAACTTCCAACAAGCTATGTGACCACCAGCCGCTTTTACCGCATCAAAAATAAAAGGAAGTTCCTCTGCTAGAAACAGATGATTCTTTTGTCCAATAACACTATGAAGTTTAAGTTCAATACCTTTTTTAGACAGTAAACTACAGACCTCCACAATATTGTCAAAATAATTGTTATAGCCTCTATGATTGCGTCCAATATCAGTCAAAAAGCTGTTTTTAACACCATCTATGGTCACTGCAACAGTATCAACCACCCCTTGCATTTCAGAGGCAACTGTTTCATCAAGGCGTGTGCCGTTTGTATAGATCTCTATTTCTAAATTCTTGAGAGGATCAGAGGAACGGAACGTGCGTAGATGTCGTAGAAGTTCAATAAATTCACTTGGAGGATGTTTTCCAAAAATAACCACTTCTCCACCAGAGAGTGTTAATCTGCGAAAATCAAAGTGATGGTACAAATGAGAAACAAGTTCTTTCTTTCCATTAAGATTAAGCTCAGATTTCAATTGATAAGGGGCGTTCTCAAGCACACAATAGCTACAACGTAAATTACATCGATTAGTCACCATCCAATAACCCTTATAATAAGATCTAGTCATTGATAAACTCCTGTTTGTAACGATAATCACTAGAAAAATCCGAAATAAAAGTACCATCAAAATAAGTTAATAGCTCTGCATCGTAAGGACCATCCCCAAAGGCGCAGACTTGCCCAGGCCAGCGTATATAATGCAAAAGTTTATGAATTGCCTTAAATTTAGAGGCTTCCCAACTTAGAATAAAAGCACGCTCTTGATACTTTTCTATACGAAGACCTAACCGCTGTGGAACCGTTTCAATGGGTATGGCGATCTGGAGTATCTCTCCTGCTTGCTCTATACGTTTAGCTTGTGGAATTAATGATTCTAACCAGGTGATCTCCTTTAAATGGAGAGGAAAACGCCACAGTAAATCGCCCCGTCCATTGGTGACAACAGCCCCGCTGTAACTCACAATCCATTCAACCTCTAAATCATAATCATTCATAAGTTGGAGTAAATCATCAGTGGCACGGGCACTACAGATAATTCGTCTTGGGAATTTCTTAAAAGCATCTAGACATCGATGGGTTTTTTCAGGATTATTTTTATGAAAAAGCGTTCCATCAAAATCACTGATTGCCATAGATGCTTGATTAGAAATTTTAGCCACGATCAGTTGTGAGAGCATTTCATTGTTATATAAATCACTTATTTCAAGAGCCATCGATGAAAGCTTTGAAAAATTTGGCAGCATCTCCTCGATTGCCTTTAAGGCTTCATCATCGCTATCTGTAAATCTAGTATAAGGGAGGTGTTCTAAAAATTCAGCAGCAGCATTTCCACTTTTTCTTGCAATATTTGGAATCCCAGAAGCCAGGGTTTCAAATATTGAGCGGCCAAAGGTTTCACAGGTGGATGTAGAGAGGTGAAAATGGGCTTGCTCAAGTTCTAATGAAAGCTTTTCCGGAGAGATATAACCAGAAAACTCAATAAAACGGGTTAGCTTTAAACGTTGAATTTCAGCATGGACTTGACTACAATATTCAGAATTTTGAGTAGCGCCTATCACGCGAAGTGTGGCGTCTGGAAAGCGTTGCTGCAGACGGTAAAATAGTTGAATCAATCCCAGCGTATTTTTTTGAGGTTTTATACTGCCGATACTGCAAAACCTGAGAGGTCCATTAATCAAGCGTACTTTGGGTGTAAAAAATTGTCTATCAACACCTCTTGGAATCATATGAATCCGCTCCTCTGGAATAGCGTAAACCTCTATCAGTTGGCGCTTCTCTAAAGGACTTGGCGTTAAAATATTGGTAGACAGTGCCAATGCCAAACGCTCCATCTCCTGGTAACTTTCTGGAACACGCTCTCCAGAATCCAGGTAAGAGGGGGTCAGGAACATCGGAAATGTCCAAATGTGTACTCCTTTTTGTACAGGAATATTGACCAGACTAAATTGCATAGAGAGATGTATAAAAATAAAATGAGTAAAGAGATTTTCAACAGCTTTGACTTTTTCTGCAATAAAGTGACTATTGGCGAGTCGCCTTTCAAACCGATTGGATAAATTAAAAGGATACTCAAAGTGCCAGGGGGTGGTGGAGTCTGTTACAGGACCAAACTGCATAATCTTCAGAGCATCACCAAAAGCCTCTTTAATCGTACTGACCAACCTAGATCCACCATCCCGTTGAGATAGATTTGGACTACATTTTTCTGTGATCAATAATATTTTCATGAGATCTCTCAAATAATCCTTCGTAGCGTTTAAAAATTTTCTCCCAACTAAAATCCTCAATAAAATCACCGCGCGGTGGTAAATGACAAAGCACCGCTTCTATTCTCTCTATTAAGTGCTTTAAATTATCCAGTTCAACCAGAATCCCCCTAGCCTCTGTAATAATTTCAGGAAGCGCTCCACTTCGGCCTGCGATCACAAAAGTACCTGCTGTAATAGCTTCTAAAATAGAGCGACCCATACCTTCTGAGTGAATATAAGAGCCTCCAGGCACTGCTGTTAACAGATCACTACTGAGCTGCATATAAACATCTGCACAAGCAATTTCATGACAAGTTTCTCTATTATCTAGCACCCCTAAAAATTCTATAACAGGTGTCAGATGGTTGCTTAAAACTTGCTCTTTTGCCTGCTCGAGCAACAGACCATCTCCTGCCAATCGGACGCAAAATTGATTTCCTCTTAATAAAAGTTGATGGATTATAAAGAGTAACAGGTCATGGTTCTTGTAGGGGACGAAACGGGCAGCACAGAAGATAGTTAAGGGTCGTTGAGAGTTTGATGCTACCGGCTTTAAAGCAGAAATAGTCACCCCACCGACACAACGTAAAAATGGACAGGTTATCCCTACTTTAAGAAGACGTCTCTCCGTATAGACTGAATTAGTGATCAGCGTATCGATTACCTGATTAAGCGTTTTAATCCAGTAAGACTGTCTTAGCTTATGATCAAGGATCAGATCATGTGTCAGCGACGCTTTTAATATTTCATTGCCACCCGTACGATAGAAAAATCGGGCTCTAGGAAATAGAGCTCGAATTTTTTCTAATTCTTCAATCCATCTGCCGCTGTTAAAAAAAATAAAATCTGGAGTAATCTTTTCTGGCAAATTTTTAATATCGATAGGATATTTATTTTCTTTTAATACTATGCAATCTTGTTCATTGTCATTTTTAGTAATAACAGCAGACAGGGGAAAGTGTTGATGGTCAGTAAAATAATCAATAAAGGCAGCCGCATGCATTTCCATCCCCCCAATAAGAGGCGGAAGACGATCTGCAAACAATAGAATACTATGAGGAGTCGTCATAAATTCTCACAAAGCTTGCACTCTAAAATATCTACAATACGTTCTGCCGCATAACCATCACCGTAGGGAAAATGCACTTTCGACATGGCAGTTAGCGCCGCTTCGTTAGTCAGTAACTCTTGACAGCAAGCCACAATATGATCGGCTTTAGTGCCTATCAGTCTGGCAGTGCCGGCTTGCAGCCCCTCTTGTCTTTCAGTCGTATTCCGTGTTATCAAAATAGGCTTTCCTAAAAAAGAGCACTCTTCTTGAATACCTCCAGAATCTGTTATTAAAAAGGTACACTTCTCTAGAAGCTGGATAAATGATCGATGATCGAGGGGTTCAAGCAACTTGATATTGTGTATATCTGACAGCATCTCCATGACAGGTTGACGCACTGCAAGATTTGGGTGCAGTACAAATACAATCTGTATCTCTAAAAACTGTTCAGCAAGCGATCGGAGAGCAGAACAGATCGCTTGAAGCGGTTCACCATGGTTTTCTCGTCGATGAATCGTCACCACGATCACGCGCCATTGAGAAAAATCTTCAGTTAATGTTGAAGAACCGCGTGCTAGCCTGATAGCATCGATCGCGGTATTACCGACAACCCAAACATTCTCAGGGGGGGCTCCTTCTGCAAGCAGGCTTTTCTGTGCTGCTAAGGTGGGGGCAAAGAAATAGGTCGTTAGTTTATCAATTAAACAGCGATGCCCCTCTTCAGGCCAGGGTGATCCAATATCACCTGTTCTTAGTCCCGCTTCAACATGTGCCACTGGAATACCCGAATAAAACGCTGCCAGTGCTGCGATAAATGCTGAGGTAGTATCTCCTTGCACCAGGACAAGATCGGGTGTTGATTCGATTAAAACTGCTTCAAACTGTTTTAGAATATCAGCAGCACTCTGATGCAGCGAACGGTGAGATCTACTATTTTTCAATTTATAATGAGCGCTTATTCCTAAAGGCAATAGAACAGGCTCCAGTAAATCTGTATGCTGCTGAGTAAGACAGACTTGATAGTTAAAGCAACGACTGTTACTCATGGCCGTTACAATTGGCGCAAGCTTAATCGCTTCAGGGCGGGTGCCAATCACCACTAAAACAGATTTCATGTCAAACCTCCTGCAAAATCTAGGAGAATTTTTTTATCAAGACAGTGTAAAGGAATATTCTGAAATTCACGATGGGCAACAAGACAGACTACAATCTCAGCACGGATCAGTGCTTCATACAGTGGCTGAGTATTCGGCAGGTAGGGATCAACTCGAAGCACCTCGATCTCTTTTTCTAGAGTCTCTGCTACAGTCAATGCCGGAGAAGCACTGCTATCTGAAACATTTGGTTTGTAGGTTAATCCTAGGCAAGCAATCACCTGGGCGTTATTGTCTTTGATGGCCTCTCTTACTTTTTGAATCACCCACTCTGTTTTTTGTAGGTTCACTGCTCGCGCTTTTGCAATGAGAACGGTCAGATCGGGCGCGGCGGGTACCAGAAACCATGGATCAATCGCTATACAATAACCACCGACCCCTGGACCTGGATTTAAAATATTCACACGTGGGTGCTTGTTGGCCAGTCGAATTAATTCATTAATATCTATATTAATACGATCAGCTATCATTGACAGCTCATTGGCATAAGCGATATTGATATCTCGATAAGCATTCTCAGCTAGCTTAACCGCTTCTGTCACTCGTACATTAGCTGTGATAATCTCTCCGCAAACAAATGAGCGATAAAAATTTGCAGCCTGCAGGGTCGAAGTATCATCGACTCCCCCGATAATACGACTATTATGTACCAGCTCATACAGAGTGTTTCCTGGAAAAATACGCTCTGGACAGTAAGCTACAGAGAGATCAGAACAGACACTTCGTAACGCTTTGGCTATCGTGTCGGTGGTTCCTATAGGGCAAGTTGACTCAATTAAAATGAGATCTCCCGATCGAAGATGCGGCTTCAGAGCTTCAATAGCCTGGTGCACATAAGCAATATCTGGCTGGTTTTCTGAGTTTAAAAGGGTAGGAACAGCAATGATATGTATCTCGGCTGGCGAAACTGTTTTCGATACCTCAAGACAGTGATTACGGAGAGCGCTGATTAATAAATTTTGTAGATTTTTTTCTGAATGGATTAAATTGGCTGCTTGTACGCTTCTGACGACTTCATCATCAGTATCTACTCCAAGAACAGCATAACCCGAAGTGGCTAAGAGACAAGCTATAGGAAGCCCTACACGACCTAACCCTGTAATACATACCCGTTTTTTAAGGTTATGCTGCAGAACAGTGGACATCTTGACCTCCCTATTAAGCGCCTGTTATCGTTCTGAACCCTCTACTGCTTTCTCCTACTGATGCGGACATTATCCAATGGCTCCTCGCCAATTTTATCCAGGATGGCAGCTGAGTTTCAAATGCTTAATCAACCGAATTTGACCATTGGCCTGCACGCCATCATCCTGCCAGCCAAAATACCGATAAAAACCATTGGCTCTCACTTGAGGATTCCGATCAGTCAGCAGCCAGATAGCTTGACAGCCTTGATTCAATAGCCACTGTTCGGCCTCTTTCATGAGCCACCGGCCTAATCCTTTTCCTTCGTGCTCAGGGAGCACAAACAACGCGAAAATGGTTTTTTCACTGGCATTGGCCATAGCAAATGCCACAATTTTACGACTAAACTCCACCACCCAACCCCGTCCTGCCCCCGCTAGCAGGTTTGGCAGTGTTTCAGGGGTAATGTTCAATTGGGCGAGCACTTCCATGGACAAGTAGTTTTCTCGCACACTGGTTCTTACCTTGAACAGAGCAGGGATGTCGGCAGGGAGTGCCTGACGCAGGTGGCAGCCGGAGAGGATCATCTATAGGACCTCGCATTTTAATCCTGGTTTGATCTCAGACTGGGGTACTGGGTCGATCAACCCACCACTCACCAGGTTACTCTGCGCCCTGAAACGACAGCCAGAGTAACCAGGCACACCCTAAGCAAATCGCACTATCAGCCACATTGAAGGCGGGCCAGTGCCAACCTGCCAGATGCAGGTCGATAAAATCGATGACCGCACCCGTCTGCAGACGATCACTGAGATTCCCCAGCGCACCACCGATCACCCAGGTATAGGCCAGATTGAGCGATCGCTGGCTTGCCGACTGCCGCGCTAAATTGACCAACAGTACTCCACACACCAACACAGCGGCGGCGGCCAGTAGCCAGTGCCAGGCCGGATCGTTGGCCAATAGGCTGAAAGCTGCCCCTGGGTTTTGCACATGAACCCAATTGAGCCAGGGGAGACAGTAGCGAACCTCATCCAACATAAAGTGCTGCACAATCCACTGCTTGCTGAAGTGATCAAGTAGGCCAACCAGCAGCGCAACCCACAACCAGCGCAAGCCAGTCGCCTCTCCCCGTTTCAGCAGCGCTAGCAGCCTCATTAGGCAAACCGCCGGCTTTCACCGACCCCCTGCACATTGCTATGGCAGCGTTGACACAGTCCACTCGGCTCCCCTAGCGCATCCACTACCACCGGATCCGTAGTATAGTGCCAGCAGCGTGGGCACTTACTGCCTGCAGCGGGCGTGACGGTGATAAAGAGCCCAGGCAGACTGGTAGGTTGTAGCGTTTTGTCCGAAGGCGGCGCGGTGATGATCTCAACCCGAGCCTGTGAGGTGATCAACACAAAGCGCAACTCCTCCTCCAAGGCTAGTAATAACTCGGCCCACGGCGATTGGGCGTAGAGCACCACGGAGGCGGCCAAGGCACCACCGATGATCTTCTGTGACCGCGCCTGTTCCAGCGCGACATTAACGGCATCACGGATGGTCATCAGCTGTGACCAGCCCTTATCATCTAAAATCGGATGGCTCACGGTGACCGCCAGATCTGGGTACCAACGCTCCATCAATACCGAGCTACTGCGCGCGCCCGGCAGGTGCTGCCAGATCTCTTCCGCAGTGAACGAGAGAATCGGGGCTATCCAACGAACCAATGCCTCAGCAATATGATAGAGCGCCGTTTGACAGCTGCGGCGCGCCAGGCTGTCAGCGCGCGCGGTATATTGTCGATCTTTAATAATATCCAGATAAAAAGCGCCCATCTCGATCGAGCAGAAGTGCATCAACCGCTGCACCACGGTATGAAAATCATAGCGCTCATAAGCGGCGACGATACTCTCCTGCACCTGCTGTGCCCGAGCCATTGCCCACTGATCGAGCAGCACCTGCTGGCGTGGCGCTACCTGGTGCTGCTGGGGATCAAACCCGTTTAAGTTGGCCAGCAAAAAGCGTGCCGTATTGCGGATCCGCCGGTATAGATCGGTCATACTGGGTAAAATGCTCGGTGAAAAATTCATTTCGGCCCGGTAATCGGTGGCCGCCACCCAGAGCCGCAGTACATCAGCCCCTAAGCTCTCTACGATCTCCTGCGGGCTAACCACATTGCCCAAAGATTTAGACATCTTATGCCCATTAGCATCCACCGTGAAACCATGCGTCAGCACCTGCCGATAGGGGGCCTTGCCGTAGGCTGCTGTGGCCAGCATCAGTGAGGACATAAACCAGCCACGGTGTTGATCAGAGCCCTCAAGATAGAGATCACTCACCTCACAGGCCGACCGAGAGGCCATCACGGTGGTCTGGGTCGCGCCAGCATCAAACCAAACATCTAAGATATCCGCCGATTTATCGTAGTCTTTCGCCTCATCGCCGAGCAGCTCTGCTGCCTCTAGTGCCCACCAGGCGCTGATCCCCTGTTGCTCTACCCGAGTGGCCACCTGCTGTAACAGCTCCACACTCTTCGGATGACACTGACCGGTCTCTTTGTGCGTAAACAGGGCCAAGGGGACCCCCCAGGTGCGTTGGCGTGAAATACACCAATCTGGCCGCGAAGCGACCATGGCGTGAATGCGGGCTTCACCCCAAGCGGGCACCCAAGTGACGGTGGCTATCTGTTGTAAGGCCGTTTCACGCAACGACTGCTGGCTCATACTGATAAACCACTGAGGAACCGCCCGGAAAATCACCGGGGTTTTATGACGCCAACAGTGCGGATAACTGTGCTGGATACTCTCCTGGTGCAGTAGGCTCCCCCGTTGTTGTAGTAGTGCTATGATGGGCTGATCAGCCGCCAATATTGAAACCCCTGCCAAGGCTTCCGTGCCTGGCAGATAGTGGCCATCATCACCCACCGGATTAGCAATCTCCAAGCCGGCCTGTTGACCCACGATAAAATCTTCCGGACCATGCCCGGGTGCCGTATGGACCACTCCGGTCCCACTGTCGGTCGTGACATGCTCACCAACCACGGTCGGAACTTCAAAGGCGTAAAAGGGATGGCGGAACTGTAGCCCGACTAAGGCGGCACCGACGGCACTTCCCAGCAGCTGCCACTGGGCAATCTGCCAGCGCTGCATCAAAGCGGCGACCCGATCGGCTGCTAACAGCAGGCACTCTGTCTGCTCACCTTCGCCGATTTGAACCAACTGATAGGTGGCCTCGTTATTCAGCGCTAACGCCCGATTAGCGGGCAGGGTCCAGGGGGTTGTAGTCCAGATCACCGCCGATAGCGGTGCTGTACCGGGCTCAGAGAGCGCGAAACGCTGATACACCGCTGCCCTATCCGCCGCCACAAACCGCACCTCTAATGAGAGCGAGGTTTTATCCTGGTACTCCAACTCTGCCTCGGCCAGTGACGAACGACAGGCGGTACACCAGTGCACCGGTTTAGTCCCGCGGTAGAGATGGCCTTTGGCGATAATGGTCGCCAATAACCGCAGCGTCTCCGCTTCGGTCTTAAAATCCATGGTCAAATAGGGGTGTTGCCAATCTCCCAGCACCCCTAAGCGAACAAAATCCCGCTTCTGATGCGCGATTTGCGTGCTAGCATAGTCACGACACGCCTGCTGAAAGGCGGCAATGCTGATGCGCTCTCCAGCTTTGCCTAACTGCTGCTCCACCTTTAACTCAATGGGTAAGCCATGACAATCCCAGCCAGGAATATAGGGGGCGTCGAAGCCAGCGAACCCCTTGGATTTAATGATGATATCTTTCAAAATTTTGTTGACCGCATGTCCCACGTGGATATCCCCATTGGCGTAGGGGGGACCATCATGCAAGATAAAGCGTGGGCAGCCCTGTTTGGCCTGACGAATGGCGGCATATAAGTTCTGTGCGGCCCAGCGCTGAAGAATTTGTGGCTCCCGTTGACTGAGGGAAGCCCGCATAGGGAAATCAGTAGCCGGTAAATTAAGTGTGGCTTTATAGTCGTTCATACAGCCCCAAATCACTGGTTAAGCTAGCGTCAATTAAATTTTTTTCGATGATAGCATAGAAGAGAGTCTCTGCAGAGCCGCACCCTCTCCAGCGGTCACCCGTGAGGAGCGGATCAGGCGGCTGATGAGTCCACCAGCGATGGGCTGCGCAGATGGCACCAGCGGATGCCTAAGCAGAGCAGGATCCCCCCATACAGCAGTAGCGCACCACCGATGAGCCCTGCTAACCAGCCGATGCGCATCCCCTGCGACAGTGCCAGCCAATGGGCATGATCAGGGGTGAACAGCATCAAGGCCAGAGCCATCCCGAGACTGCCTAACAGCAGCCGCAGCAGCACCTGGATACTGTCTGACGTTAGGCGGTAGATCCCTTGGTGCACTAATCCCCGATAGAGCAGCGTGGCATTGACCATACTCGACAGCGCACTGGCCAAAGCCAATCCAATATAGCCAAACTTCCAGGCTAAGTTATTCAATAACAGATGGCTCCCCATAGTGAATAGGGCATAACGTACGGGCGTCTTGGTGTCTTGGCGAGCGTAGTAAGCGCACCCCAACACCTTAGCAACTAAAATGGTGAACACCCCACAGTTCAGAGTCTGCAGTGCCGCCTTGCTCGCTTGGAGATCGGCCAGTGTAAAGTGGCCACGCAGATAAAGCACCATCAAAATAGGCTCAGCTAATAGCGCTAAGCCAACCATCGCGGGGACGCCTAGCAAAAATACCAGGCGGATCCCCCAATCAACGGTAGCAACAAACTGATCAGCGGTCGGCTGCCGCTGCAAGCGAGCGAGGGTTGGCAGTAAAATGGTCGACAGGGTGGCGCCGATAACCCCCAAAGGTAACTCTAACAGCCGTTCGGCATAGTAGAGCCAACTGATCGCGCCAGTCTGCATAAAGCTAGCAATGGCAGTGTTGATTAACACGGTGATCTGATTGACCGAGACGCCAAATAGCGCCGGTAACATCAGCTGGCCTATTCGGCGGACCCCGGCATCCTGCCAATCCCAACGAGGCCAAACCAACAGTCCCGCGCGGCGTAAAAAGGGCAATTGAAACAGAAATTGTAGTAGCCCACCGAGAAACACCCCGATGGCTAAGCCGATAGCGGGCTCGGCGAGTTGTGGCGCCAACCAGAGGGCACAGCCGATCATCGCGATGTTGAGGAGCACTGGAGAAAAAGCGGCGACGCTAAACACTCCTAGGGTATTTAAAATAGCCCCGGAGAAGGCAACAAACGTAATAAACCATAAGTAAGGGAAGGTCAGCCGCAATAACTGATTAGCGAGTGGATACTTAGCAGCCTCCGCCCCCCCCTGCCACCACGCCATAAACCAACCAAAACCAAAGAGTAGCGTCACCAGGGGTGCTAATAGCATGGCACCCAGCGTCACCAGGGTCACTACCCCGCCCAGGGTGCCAGAAACGCGTTGGATCAAGCAGCGAGTCGAGTGCCGATCACCCCGCTGCTGATACTCCGTTAAGACGGGGACAAAGGCTTGGGAGAAGGCCCCTTCGGCAAACAGCCGGCGAAAAAAATTGGGAATACGGTTGGCAAATAAAAAGAGATCAGCCGAGGCCCCAGCGCCAACCACATGGGCAAAGACCATATCCCGCACCATGCCCAAAA
This genomic stretch from unidentified bacterial endosymbiont harbors:
- a CDS encoding nucleotide sugar dehydrogenase — translated: MSTVLQHNLKKRVCITGLGRVGLPIACLLATSGYAVLGVDTDDEVVRSVQAANLIHSEKNLQNLLISALRNHCLEVSKTVSPAEIHIIAVPTLLNSENQPDIAYVHQAIEALKPHLRSGDLILIESTCPIGTTDTIAKALRSVCSDLSVAYCPERIFPGNTLYELVHNSRIIGGVDDTSTLQAANFYRSFVCGEIITANVRVTEAVKLAENAYRDINIAYANELSMIADRINIDINELIRLANKHPRVNILNPGPGVGGYCIAIDPWFLVPAAPDLTVLIAKARAVNLQKTEWVIQKVREAIKDNNAQVIACLGLTYKPNVSDSSASPALTVAETLEKEIEVLRVDPYLPNTQPLYEALIRAEIVVCLVAHREFQNIPLHCLDKKILLDFAGGLT
- a CDS encoding GNAT family N-acetyltransferase, with product MILSGCHLRQALPADIPALFKVRTSVRENYLSMEVLAQLNITPETLPNLLAGAGRGWVVEFSRKIVAFAMANASEKTIFALFVLPEHEGKGLGRWLMKEAEQWLLNQGCQAIWLLTDRNPQVRANGFYRYFGWQDDGVQANGQIRLIKHLKLSCHPG
- the lspA gene encoding signal peptidase II; amino-acid sequence: MRLLALLKRGEATGLRWLWVALLVGLLDHFSKQWIVQHFMLDEVRYCLPWLNWVHVQNPGAAFSLLANDPAWHWLLAAAAVLVCGVLLVNLARQSASQRSLNLAYTWVIGGALGNLSDRLQTGAVIDFIDLHLAGWHWPAFNVADSAICLGCAWLLWLSFQGAE
- the ileS gene encoding isoleucine--tRNA ligase, whose protein sequence is MNDYKATLNLPATDFPMRASLSQREPQILQRWAAQNLYAAIRQAKQGCPRFILHDGPPYANGDIHVGHAVNKILKDIIIKSKGFAGFDAPYIPGWDCHGLPIELKVEQQLGKAGERISIAAFQQACRDYASTQIAHQKRDFVRLGVLGDWQHPYLTMDFKTEAETLRLLATIIAKGHLYRGTKPVHWCTACRSSLAEAELEYQDKTSLSLEVRFVAADRAAVYQRFALSEPGTAPLSAVIWTTTPWTLPANRALALNNEATYQLVQIGEGEQTECLLLAADRVAALMQRWQIAQWQLLGSAVGAALVGLQFRHPFYAFEVPTVVGEHVTTDSGTGVVHTAPGHGPEDFIVGQQAGLEIANPVGDDGHYLPGTEALAGVSILAADQPIIALLQQRGSLLHQESIQHSYPHCWRHKTPVIFRAVPQWFISMSQQSLRETALQQIATVTWVPAWGEARIHAMVASRPDWCISRQRTWGVPLALFTHKETGQCHPKSVELLQQVATRVEQQGISAWWALEAAELLGDEAKDYDKSADILDVWFDAGATQTTVMASRSACEVSDLYLEGSDQHRGWFMSSLMLATAAYGKAPYRQVLTHGFTVDANGHKMSKSLGNVVSPQEIVESLGADVLRLWVAATDYRAEMNFSPSILPSMTDLYRRIRNTARFLLANLNGFDPQQHQVAPRQQVLLDQWAMARAQQVQESIVAAYERYDFHTVVQRLMHFCSIEMGAFYLDIIKDRQYTARADSLARRSCQTALYHIAEALVRWIAPILSFTAEEIWQHLPGARSSSVLMERWYPDLAVTVSHPILDDKGWSQLMTIRDAVNVALEQARSQKIIGGALAASVVLYAQSPWAELLLALEEELRFVLITSQARVEIITAPPSDKTLQPTSLPGLFITVTPAAGSKCPRCWHYTTDPVVVDALGEPSGLCQRCHSNVQGVGESRRFA
- the murJ gene encoding murein biosynthesis integral membrane protein MurJ, which produces MSQQLIRQGLVVSSMTLLSRLLGMVRDMVFAHVVGAGASADLFLFANRIPNFFRRLFAEGAFSQAFVPVLTEYQQRGDRHSTRCLIQRVSGTLGGVVTLVTLGAMLLAPLVTLLFGFGWFMAWWQGGAEAAKYPLANQLLRLTFPYLWFITFVAFSGAILNTLGVFSVAAFSPVLLNIAMIGCALWLAPQLAEPAIGLAIGVFLGGLLQFLFQLPFLRRAGLLVWPRWDWQDAGVRRIGQLMLPALFGVSVNQITVLINTAIASFMQTGAISWLYYAERLLELPLGVIGATLSTILLPTLARLQRQPTADQFVATVDWGIRLVFLLGVPAMVGLALLAEPILMVLYLRGHFTLADLQASKAALQTLNCGVFTILVAKVLGCAYYARQDTKTPVRYALFTMGSHLLLNNLAWKFGYIGLALASALSSMVNATLLYRGLVHQGIYRLTSDSIQVLLRLLLGSLGMALALMLFTPDHAHWLALSQGMRIGWLAGLIGGALLLYGGILLCLGIRWCHLRSPSLVDSSAA